Proteins from one Archocentrus centrarchus isolate MPI-CPG fArcCen1 chromosome 8, fArcCen1, whole genome shotgun sequence genomic window:
- the dsn1 gene encoding kinetochore-associated protein DSN1 homolog isoform X1, translating into MLLSSFEGCGLLGALCEERFEIKMAEKDLEVGYDRCGNVAFVDSQNEFLYTKANPGKQSSKRCSSTSPGKCPPPKSPRTDVISPTTETPGVAKGQQDTDVQELQTENSDGSTGSSVSPTAHRKSWRRGTMSRRFLHVLPKPYQALCGNISTSLSQHERLMKLMEASMKLVIGRTQNQIQSVPEASLETFQKQVEHIQKEWGFLAKSTRSEPHQQPCSASRSSNPAVEKAMEKYRRAINRLQAEGESWEALLSKHQNKAKELERKVEHSQQTGLSLDPASVAQSSQHFFIESKPDYQTVLYRQQPLLHTVSIIMDTQCKMVRELLSIKTHSQLLVKETSVRLAAEAGFQDLSSDLLRNLMAAPLSSATT; encoded by the exons ATGCTGCTTAGTTCCTTTGAGGGGTGTGGTTTGTTGGGCGCGCTGTGTGAAGAAcgatttgaaataaaaatggcGGAAAAGGATTTGGAAGTTGGATACGACCG CTGCGGAAATGTCGCCTTCGTTGACAGTCAGAATGAG TTTCTGTATACCAAGGCCAACCCAGGGAAACAGTCATCGAAAAGATGCTCCTCCACAAGTCCCGGCAAATGTCCCCCACCCAAGTCTCCCCGTACCGATGTGATATCACCCACAACGGAGACACCCGGTGTAGCAAAAGGGCAGCAAGACACAGACGTACAAGAATTGCAGACAGAAAACAGTGATGGATCTACAGGTTCCTCTGTCAGCCCCACTGCACACAGGAAATCCTGGAGGAGGGGTACCATGAGCCGAAGATTTCTCCATGTCCTTCCCAAGCCATATCAGG CTTTGTGTGGAAACATAAGTACATCCTTGTCACAGCATGAGAGGCTCATGAAATTAATGGAGGCTTCAATGAAG TTGGTGATAGGAAGAACTCAAAATCAGATTCAGTCGGTGCCAGAGGCCTCACTGGAGACTTTTCAAAAACAAG TTGAGCACATCCAGAAAGAGTGGGGTTTCCTGGCCAAAAGCACGCGTAGTGAACCACATCAACAACCTTGTAGTGCATCCAG ATCTAGTAACCCTGCAGTGGAAAAAGCCATGGAAAAATACCGAAGGGCCATTAACAG GCTCCAGGCTGAAGGTGAGTCTTGGGAGGCACTGCTGAGCAAAcaccaaaacaaagcaaaggaactggaaag GAAGGTGGAGCACAGCCAACAGACAGGTTTATCACTAGACCCTGCATCAGTGGCCCAATCCTCACAACACTTTTTCATAGAGAGTAAACCTGACTACCAGACTGTCCTCTATAGACAGCAACCCCTGCTTCACACAGTGTCCATAATT ATGGATACTCAGTGCAAGATGGTTAGAGAGCTTCTGTCCATCAAAACACACTCACAGTTATTGGTGAAGGAAACAAGTGTCCGACTGG CGGCAGAAGCGGGATTCCAAGATCTTTCATCCGACCTGCTCAGGAATCTTATGGCAGCACCTTTATCCTCTGCAACTACATAG
- the dsn1 gene encoding kinetochore-associated protein DSN1 homolog isoform X2, producing the protein MLLSSFEGCGLLGALCEERFEIKMAEKDLEVGYDRCGNVAFVDSQNEANPGKQSSKRCSSTSPGKCPPPKSPRTDVISPTTETPGVAKGQQDTDVQELQTENSDGSTGSSVSPTAHRKSWRRGTMSRRFLHVLPKPYQALCGNISTSLSQHERLMKLMEASMKLVIGRTQNQIQSVPEASLETFQKQVEHIQKEWGFLAKSTRSEPHQQPCSASRSSNPAVEKAMEKYRRAINRLQAEGESWEALLSKHQNKAKELERKVEHSQQTGLSLDPASVAQSSQHFFIESKPDYQTVLYRQQPLLHTVSIIMDTQCKMVRELLSIKTHSQLLVKETSVRLAAEAGFQDLSSDLLRNLMAAPLSSATT; encoded by the exons ATGCTGCTTAGTTCCTTTGAGGGGTGTGGTTTGTTGGGCGCGCTGTGTGAAGAAcgatttgaaataaaaatggcGGAAAAGGATTTGGAAGTTGGATACGACCG CTGCGGAAATGTCGCCTTCGTTGACAGTCAGAATGAG GCCAACCCAGGGAAACAGTCATCGAAAAGATGCTCCTCCACAAGTCCCGGCAAATGTCCCCCACCCAAGTCTCCCCGTACCGATGTGATATCACCCACAACGGAGACACCCGGTGTAGCAAAAGGGCAGCAAGACACAGACGTACAAGAATTGCAGACAGAAAACAGTGATGGATCTACAGGTTCCTCTGTCAGCCCCACTGCACACAGGAAATCCTGGAGGAGGGGTACCATGAGCCGAAGATTTCTCCATGTCCTTCCCAAGCCATATCAGG CTTTGTGTGGAAACATAAGTACATCCTTGTCACAGCATGAGAGGCTCATGAAATTAATGGAGGCTTCAATGAAG TTGGTGATAGGAAGAACTCAAAATCAGATTCAGTCGGTGCCAGAGGCCTCACTGGAGACTTTTCAAAAACAAG TTGAGCACATCCAGAAAGAGTGGGGTTTCCTGGCCAAAAGCACGCGTAGTGAACCACATCAACAACCTTGTAGTGCATCCAG ATCTAGTAACCCTGCAGTGGAAAAAGCCATGGAAAAATACCGAAGGGCCATTAACAG GCTCCAGGCTGAAGGTGAGTCTTGGGAGGCACTGCTGAGCAAAcaccaaaacaaagcaaaggaactggaaag GAAGGTGGAGCACAGCCAACAGACAGGTTTATCACTAGACCCTGCATCAGTGGCCCAATCCTCACAACACTTTTTCATAGAGAGTAAACCTGACTACCAGACTGTCCTCTATAGACAGCAACCCCTGCTTCACACAGTGTCCATAATT ATGGATACTCAGTGCAAGATGGTTAGAGAGCTTCTGTCCATCAAAACACACTCACAGTTATTGGTGAAGGAAACAAGTGTCCGACTGG CGGCAGAAGCGGGATTCCAAGATCTTTCATCCGACCTGCTCAGGAATCTTATGGCAGCACCTTTATCCTCTGCAACTACATAG